A DNA window from Daucus carota subsp. sativus chromosome 3, DH1 v3.0, whole genome shotgun sequence contains the following coding sequences:
- the LOC108212274 gene encoding uncharacterized protein LOC108212274 produces MEKAMFGDKTLTHEPVIVEEIEQYRPPPGRQFPKMNEFNGKGDPIDHCDKYESLMTGMGHCDIMLCQMFKTYLKGSATMWYRSLRPRSVSSYDQLKRKFLRHYSHLCRREKDTEALIHCRQRPNEELGDYLARFKEEAGMVTNLDKVKAAGFLTAGLDPVKGKKLRSSLYDIPPKSLNDIYLRGESIRRKMESIGGHKNDRKDDRYSSRSDGKGKRNDGYRGRRDERDDKLDRGAERRRDRDSTVFTPLNTSVSKILNEIKGKPGFVRPPKMKIPDYKKNSDKYCDYHRDNGHNTDECYHLKKLIERMVKAGDLNQYVKDLRDRLGPKEDKGKAPEEGERYRGEVRTIFGGTILDRSSKTAKKKYARQVYNLYSINSTKQSYPIMFSQEDYEDVMLPHEDPLVINPVIGQNKIWKVLVDGGSSVNILYYNTYQKMNLEGKQIDTCYEAPLYGFGNQLVPIEGTIHLPLLLGKSPYTVEKQVKFYVVRVESPFNAILGRPVLTAFEAIASIPHLKLKFPTEKGVGEMRGDQKAARIIMLEDLEKDKDLGGAEGNKRRRTEDGPGGSGHALHIELEKFGNDLSNPIAEPGTETEEVELYVGCSGKMVRIGKDMEPGLKEKVIDVVRRYHDVFAWGPEDMPGLDESIARHRLNVHPQAVPVKQKKRNFAVERQKVIEAEVEKLLEAKFIEEIEYPEWLANVVVVKKSNNKWRMCVDYTDLNKNCPKDHYPLLNIDQLIDATSGYQILSFLDAFSGYHQIAMDAEDIPKTAFITPKGTYAYIKMPFGLKNAGATFQRMVNKVFADQIGRNMECYVDDMIVKSLFRDHADDLKECFETLRRNNMKINPAKCTFGVCSGKFLGYMVSVRGIEANPEKIKAVLEMEAPKTIRDIQKLTGRLAALRRFISRSAEKALPFFEVLKGAKNFEWGPNCIKAFEEIKEYLVKAPLLLRPDPKETLQLYLAVSDRTLGAVLVKEHEKNQHPVFYVSHMLRDAETRYPNAEKFAYGLVMASRKLRHYFQGGTIQVVTDQPLKKILSRPEASGRVVAWSVELGEYDLEYVPRTAIKAQALVDFMVECIFSGPKDLEPKEQLIRTPGKWKLFVDGSVAGSKCGAGLILSSPDGFEICQAIRFTFPLTNNEAEYEALLAGMGLAKNLEVRHLRAFSDSMLVVKHFSGEYEQKEPRTKAYAAKVREQTQFFETFELSAISREDNGRADALSRLASAETQNLTGSIFLTEVKTPSVDKKACLEIHQGINWMTPIRTYLERGFLPLEKKEAQKIKYRAASYTLIRGRLFRRSVSQPLLRCLDPEEQLLALETVHEGICGEHLADRSLALKILRQGFFWPTLREDAANYSKKCRQCQIHSNVPKQPPEEMTSFLSPIPFSMWAIDIVGILPTSTRQAKYCIVAIDYMTKWVEARPLSAITEQAAKKFSLEQIIVRFGIPMVCVSDNGTQFIGRKFKEFLANFGIQQRFSSVGHPQGNGAIEAANKIIFHGIKKRLGEAKGLWAEELPWVFNPDTNEYGLRGNLDLLEEEREAAHQRNVRYQQQASQYYDSGIRKRSFRVGDMVLRDLATSMPTKQRKLMPNWEGPYTVVEIVRPGTYKLAASDGSPIKNTWHASQLRKYYQ; encoded by the exons ATGGAGAAGGCCATGTTTGGGGACAAAACGTTGACCCATGAACCGGTGATAGTCGAGGAGATCGAGCAATATCGGCCGCCCCCGGGTAGACAGTTCCCGAAAATGAATGAATTTAACGGGAAGGGCGACCCGATCGATCACTGCGACAAGTACGAGTCCCTGATGACTGGAATGGGGCATTGCGACATCATGCTATGCCAGATGTTCAAGACCTACCTAAAGGGATCCGCTACGATGTGGTACCGATCCCTCCGACCAAGGTCGGTCAGTTCTTATGACCAGTTGAAACGCAAGTTCTTGAGGCACTACTCTCACTTGTGCCGAAGAGAGAAGGATACAGAAGCACTTATTCATTGCCGGCAGAGACCTAATGAGGAGCTGGGCGATTACCTGGCTAGGTTCAAGGAAGAAGCCGGGATGGTCACCAACCTGGATAAGGTGAAGGCTGCAGGATTCCTGACGGCGGGTCTGGATCCGGTGAAGGGTAAGAAGCTCCGGTCATCTTTGTACGATATACCTCCCAAGTCGTTGAACGACATTTACTTGCGAGGGGAGAGCATCAGAAGGAAAATGGAGTCCATTGGGGGACATAAGAATGACCGGAAAGATGATCGGTACAGTTCCCGTTCGGACGGCAAAGGAAAAAGAAATGATGGTTACCGAGGCAGAAGAGATGAAAGGGATGATAAGCTGGACAGAGGGGCCGAACGAAGGAGAGATAGAGACAGCACTGTGTTCACTCCTCTGAATACATCTGTCTCCAAGATTCTGAACGAGATTAAGGGGAAACCAGGATTTGTTCGGCCACCGAAGATGAAGATCCCAGATTACAAGAAAAACTCGGATAAGTATTGCGACTATCATCGGGACAACGGTCATAATACCGATGAATGCTACCACTTGAAGAAGTTAATAGAAAGGATGGTCAAGGCTGGTGATTTGAACCAGTATGTTAAGGATCTGAGGGATCggttgggtcccaaagaagataAAGGGAAGGCGCCCGAAGAAGGTGAGAGGTACAGAGGTGAGGTCCGAACAATTTTTGGGGGAACAATTCTGGACCGAAGTAGCAAGACAGCCAAGAAGAAGTACGCCCGACAGGTCTACAACCTCTATagcatcaactccaccaaacaGTCGTATCCTATAATGTTCTCACAAGAAGATTACGAGGATGTTATGCTGCCGCACGAGGATCCGTTGGTCATTAATCCCGTGATCGGTCAAAATAAGATCTGGAAGGTCCTGGTTGATGGGGGAAGTTCTGTTAACATCCTCTACTACAACACCTACCAGAAGATGAACCTAGAAGGCAAGCAGATCGATACCTGCTATGAGGCACCTCTCTATGGGTTCGGCAATCAGCTAGTCCCGATCGAAGGTACGATCCACTTGCCCTTGTTGCTCGGTAAATCCCCTTATACTGTGGAAAAACAGGTCAAGTTCTATGTGGTCCGAGTCGAGAGTCCTTTCAATGCCATCTTGGGGAGACCTGTTCTCACTGCTTTCGAAGCCATTGCCTCTATTCCCCACCTCAAGTTGAAGTTCCCGACCGAGAAGGGAGTGGGAGAGATGAGAGGTGATCAGAAGGCTGCTAGGATCATTATGCTGGAAGACTTGGAAAAAGACAAGGATCTAGGCGGCGCCGAAGGAAACAAACGGCGCCGAACTGAAGATGGTCCTGGGGGCAGCGGCCATGCCCTACACATTGAGTTGGAAAAGTTTGGAAATGATCTCTCAAACCCGATAGCCGAACCAGGCACTGAGACCGAAGAGGTGGAATTATATGTAGGGTGCTCGGGAAAAATGGTTCGGATCGGTAAAGATATGGAACCAGGGCTGAAGGAAAAGGTGATTGATGTGGTCCGTCGGTACCATGATGTTTTTGCCTGGGGGCCCGAAGATATGCCGGGATTGGATGAGTCGATCGCTCGGCACAGGCTAAATGTTCATCCACAGGCTGTGCCCGTTAAGCAGAAAAAAAGGAACTTCGCGGTGGAAAGGCAGAAGGTGATTGAGGCCGAAGTGGAGAAGTTACTGGAGGCCAAGtttattgaagaaattgagtatCCTGAGTGGTTAGCAAATGTGGTGgtggtcaaaaagtcaaacaacaaATGGAGAATGTGTGTCGATTATACCGACCTCAACAAAAATTGCCCGAAGGATCATTACCCTCTGCTGAACATCGATCAGCTGATAGATGCCACCTCTGGCTATCAAATACTCAGCTTTTTGGACGCATTTTCAGGCTATCATCAGATCGCCATGGATGCCGAGGATATTCCAAAGACAGCATTCATTACCCCGAAGGGAACCTATGCTTACATCAAGATGCCCTTCGGTCTGAAAAATGCGGgggccacttttcaaaggatgGTGAACAAAGTCTTCGCCGATCAGATAGGCCGAAACATGGAATGCTACGTCGATGACATGATAGTAAAGTCCTTGTTTCGAGATCACGCCGATGACCTCAAGGAATGCTTCGAGACCCTAAGACGGAACAACATGAAGATCAACCCCGCCAAGTGCACCTTCGGGGTTTGTAGTGGCAAGTTCCTAGGATACATGGTCAGCGTAAGGGGGATCGAAGCGAATCCTGAGAAGATAAAGGCAGTATTAGAAATGGAAGCCCCGAAGACCATTCGGGACATTCAGAAGCTAACTGGGCGACTGGCAGCCCTCCGAAGGTTCATCTCTCGGTCGGCGGAAAAGGCGCTCCCTTTCTTTGAAGTTCTGAAGGGAGCCAAGAATTTTGAGTGGGGGCCGAACTGCATAAAGGCCTTCGAAGAAATAAAGGAATATCTTGTTAAAGCCCCTCTATTGCTGAGGCCCGATCCGAAGGAGACCCTCCAGCTGTACTTGGCAGTAAGTGACCGAACCCTTGGTGCGGTCTTAGTGAAGGAGCACGAGAAGAACCAACATCCGGTCTTCTATGTGTCTCATATGCTGAGGGATGCCGAAACCCGATACCCGAATGCCGAGAAGTTCGCATATGGGCTGGTCATGGCCTCCCGAAAATTGCGACACTATTTCCAAGGGGGAACGATACAAGTGGTCACCGACCAACCTTTGAAGAAAATCCTCAGCCGACCGGAGGCTTCGGGCAGAGTCGTCGCCTGGTCTGTAGAATTGGGGGAATACGATTTAGAGTATGTTCCCCGAACAGCCATCAAAGCCCAAGCCTTGGTTGACTTCATGGTGGAGTGCATTTTTTCGGGCCCGAAGGATTTGGAGCCGAAAGAGCAGCTCATCCGGACTCCAGGAAAGTGGAAGTTGTTTGTGGATGGGTCGGTGGCCGGGTCAAAGTGTGGGGCCGGATTGATCCTTTCTAGTCCCGATGGATTTGAGATTTGTCAAGCCATCCGGTTCACTTTCCCTTTGACCAACAATGAGGCCGAATACGAAGCCCTCCTAGCAGGAATGGGTCTAGCAAAAAATCTGGAAGTAAGGCATTTGAGGGCTTTCAGTGACTCCATGCTGGTTGTCAAGCACTTTTCTGGGGAATATGAACAGAAAGAGCCCCGAACGAAGGCTTACGCCGCTAAGGTACGGGAACAAACTCAGTTCTTTGAAACATTCGAACTAAGCGCCATCAGTCGGGAAGACAATGGCCGCGCCGATGCTCTCTCCCGCTTAGCCTCGGCTGAAACACAAAATTTGACGGGGTCCATCTTCTTGACGGAGGTAAAAACGCCTTCGGTCGACAAGAAAGCTTGCCTGGAGATTCATCAAGGCATAAATTGGATGACCCCCATCAGAACCTACTTAGAGAGGGGGTTCTTGCCCTTAGAGAAGAAGGAAGCCCAAAAGATAAAGTACCGAGCAGCTAGCTACACACTGATCAGGGGCCGACTCTTTAGGCGATCAGTCTCTCAGCCCCTGCTCCGATGCTTGGATCCAGAGGAACAGCTTCTAGCCCTGGAAACAGTTCATGAAGGAATCTGCGGAGAACACCTGGCCGACCGATCCCTAGCCCTAAAGATACTCCGACAGGGTTTCTTCTGGCCGACTCTTAGAGAAGATGCAGCCAACTATTCAAAGAAATGCCGGCAGTGTCAAATCCACAGCAATGTTCCGAAGCAACCTCCAGAAGAAATGACTTCATTCCTCAGCCCAATACCATTCTCCATGTGGGCCATCGACATAGTGGGAATTCTACCGACCAGCACCAGGCAAGCCAAATACTGCATAGTGGCCATAGACTACATGACAAAGTGGGTCGAAGCCCGACCGCTCTCAGCTATCACCGAACAGGCCGCCAAGAAATTCTCCCTGGAGCAAATAATTGTGAGGTTCGGCATACCGATGGTGTGTGTATCCGATAATGGCACTCAGTTTATCGGGAGAAAGTTCAAGGAATTCTTGGCCAACTTCGGCATTCAACAAAGGTTCAGCTCGGTCGGTCATCCCCAAGGAAACGGGGCGATCGAGGCAGCTAACAAGATCATCTTTCACGGAATCAAGAAGCGCCTTGGAGAAGCTAAGGGACTGTGGGCCGAAGAGCTCCCTTGG GTCTTCAATCCCGATACCAATGAATATGGTCTCCGAGGCAACCTGGATCTCCTGGAAGAGGAAAGAGAGGCCGCCCATCAGAGGAACGTCCGATACCAACAGCAAGCATCTCAGTATTATGATTCGGGCATCCGAAAGCGTTCCTTCAGAGTTGGGGACATGGTCCTCCGGGATCTGGCAACTTCTATGCCAACAAAGCAGCGCAAGCTTATGCCGAACTGGGAAGGACCTTACACTGTAGTCGAGATCGTTCGGCCGGGAACCTACAAACTAGCAGCTTCGGATGGGAGCCCCATTAAGAATACTTGGCACGCTTCCCAACTCCGGAAATACTATCAGTAA
- the LOC108211669 gene encoding uncharacterized protein LOC108211669 encodes MPTMWFSLKRSLHCKSEASEVHDPKTKKQLSNILTRKSRRSGCSRSIANLKDVIHGSKRHWETPVNCSPRSIGSSEFLNPITHEVILSNSKTELHISGFGGGFQEDGGGVSSGNSTYVGTLRPGTPGPGGHPAMHYFNSSTKNPAATPPRKSALLTEREGTRFGGVSNSRGGNGIPSEARLTVEAGDDGSSCSVTCHKCGEQFGKMEALEAHHLSKHAVTELVEGDSSRKIVEIICRSSWLKSENHCGRIEKVFKVHNMQKMLARFEEYREMVKLKASKLQKKHPRCLADGNELLRFYGTTVSCSLGINGCCSLCLSDKCCVCRIIRNGSSNKKELKGGIGVFTTSTSQKALESIEMDENDHTMRKVLIVCRVIAGRVHRPLENIQEMAGQSGFDSLAGKIGLHANIEELYLLNPRALLPCFVVICKP; translated from the exons ATGCCTACAATGTGGTTTTCTTTGAAGAGATCTTTGCACTGTAAATCAGAAGCATCAGAGGTTCATGATCCAAAAACCAAGAAACAGCTGAGCAACATCTTGACTAGAAAATCCAGGAGGTCAGGCTGTTCTAGGTCTATTGCAAATCTCAAAGATGTGATTCATGGGAGTAAAAGGCACTGGGAGACTCCTGTTAATTGTAGTCCAAGATCTATTGGTAGCAGTGAGTTCTTGAACCCAATTACACATGAAGTCATTTTGAGTAATTCAAAGACTGAGCTTCATATTAGTGGTTTTGGTGGGGGGTTTCAAGAAGATGGCGGCGGTGTCAGCAGTGGTAATTCAACTTATGTGGGTACTTTGAGGCCAGGTACACCAGGCCCTGGAGGCCATCCTGCAATGCACTATTTTAACTCTTCAACTAAAAACCCTGCTGCAACTCCTCCAAGAAAGTCTGCACTTTTGACAGAAAGGGAAGGGACTCGATTTGGGGGGGTATCTAATTCGAGGGGAGGAAATGGAATTCCTTCGGAAGCTAGACTGACTGTTGAGGCAGGCGATGATGGGTCTTCTTGCTCGGTCACATGCCATAAATGTGGAGAGCAGTTTGGAAAAATGGAAGCTCTTGAAGCTCATCATCTCTCCAAGCACGCAG TTACTGAGCTCGTAGAGGGTGACTCATCCAGGAAAATTGTTGAAATAATTTGCCGCTCAAGCTGGTTAAAATCAGAAAACCATTGTGGACGAATTGAGAAGGTATTTAAAGTTCATAACATGCAAAAGATGTTGGCTCGATTCGAAGAATACAGGGAGATGGTGAAGCTCAAGGCTAGCAAACTCCAAAAGAAACATCCCCGTTGTCTTGCAGACGGTAATGAACTATTGAGGTTTTATGGAACAACTGTGTCTTGCTCCCTCGGCATAAATGGTTGCTGCAGCCTTTGTTTATCTGACAAATGCTGTGTTTGTCGAATAATAAGAAACGGGTCGTCTAACAAAAAAGAACTTAAGGGTGGTATAGGAGTTTTCACAACTTCCACAAGTCAGAAAGCTTTAGAATCAATAGAAATGGATGAAAATGATCACACCATGAGAAAAGTTCTAATAGTTTGCAGAGTTATAGCAGGGAGAGTACATCGACCTCTGGAAAACATACAAGAAATGGCTGGTCAGTCGGGATTTGATTCGTTGGCTGGGAAGATTGGTCTCCATGCTAACATTGAGGAGCTTTATCTGCTAAATCCCAGAGCTCTTCTTCCCTGTTTTGTGGTAATCTGTAAACcctga
- the LOC108211386 gene encoding histone H2A.6, with translation MAGRGKSLAGSGGAKKASTSRSSKAGLQFPVGRIARFLKAGKYAQRVGAGAPVYLAAVLEYLAAEVLELAGNAARDNKKTRVVPRHIQLAVRNDEELSKLLGAVTIANGGVMPNIHANLLPRKASSAASKGGDED, from the exons ATGGCCGGAAGAGGAAAGTCACTGGCAGGAAGCGGCGGCGCAAAGAAAGCCTCCACCTCTCGCAGCAGCAAGGCCGGCCTTCAATTCCCCGTCGGTCGTATCGCTCGTTTCCTCAAGGCCGGCAAGTACGCCCAGCGTGTCGGCGCCGGTGCTCCTGTTTACCTCGCTGCCGTTCTTGAATACCTCGCCGCTGAG GTTTTGGAATTGGCTGGGAACGCGGCCAGAGACAACAAGAAGACGAGAGTGGTGCCGAGGCACATTCAATTGGCGGTGCGAAATGATGAGGAGTTGAGTAAGCTGTTGGGAGCGGTTACGATTGCTAATGGTGGAGTTATGCCCAACATTCATGCTAATTTGTTGCCCAGGAAGGCTTCTTCTGCTGCTTCCAAAGGCGGTGATGAAGATTAG